One segment of Carcharodon carcharias isolate sCarCar2 chromosome 16, sCarCar2.pri, whole genome shotgun sequence DNA contains the following:
- the LOC121289432 gene encoding 4-trimethylaminobutyraldehyde dehydrogenase-like, with translation MEILRTRLISTSLLRAASTGAFQLKEPLNYRHGGRVQPARGDGDSRIEKVHEPASGRVICDFVCSGQLDVELAVQSAKTAYSTWSRLSGLERSRILLEAARLIREQREDIAIVESINTGKPITESRVDVDTAWQAVEYYAGIAGTLAGQHIQLPGGSFAYTRREPLGVCVGIGAWNYPFQIACWKSAPALACGNAMIFKPSPLTPLTAVMLAEIYTQAGAPNGLFNVVQGAVETGELLCRHTGVAKVSFTGSVPTGIKIMETAAKGIKHVTLELGGKSPLVIFSDCDLENAVKGAMLANFLSQGEVCSNGTRVFIQKDIMSKFVERVVAKTKAIKVGDPLLEDTQMGGLINRPHLDRVLSYVKQAKEQGATVLCGGDQFVPDDPKLKDGYFMKPCVLGNCKDEMTCIKEEIFGPVMSLLAFDTEEEVIERANNTNLGLAAGVFTRDLTRAHRMAAALEAGTCFINNYNVSPVEIPFGGYKMSGFGKENGIATIEYYTQLKSVYVEMGDPQCSF, from the exons ATGGAGATCCTTCGCACTCGTCTcatttccacctctctcctccGCGCCGCTTCGACCGGCGCTTTCCAGCTCAAGGAGCCGCTGAACTACCGGCACGGAGGCCGGGTACAGCCGGCCAGAGGGGATGGGGACAGCAGGATTGAGAAGGTGCACGAACCTGCCTCAG GTCGTGTGATATGTGACTTTGTTTGTTCAGGCCAACTGGATGTAGAGCTTGCTGTGCAGAGTGCTAAGACAGCATATAGCACCTGGAGTCGACTGTCTGGGTTGGAAAGAAGCCGCATCTTACTTGAGGCTGCAAGACTCATAAGA gaacagagagaagaCATTGCAATTGTAGAATCCATTAATACTGGAAAGCCTATCACTGAGTCCAGAGTTGATGTGGATACAGCATGGCAGGCTGTGGAATATTATGCTGGCATTGCTGGAACTCTAGCCG GCCAACATATTCAACTCCCTGGAGGATCATTTGCTTATACGAGGAGGGAGCCCCTTGGTGTGTGCGTGGGGATTGGAGCCTGGAATTACCCGTTCCAGATAGCCTGCTGGAAGTCTGCCCCAGCCCTGGCTTGTG GCAATGCGATGATTTTCAAGCCTTCACCTCTGACCCCTCTGACTGCGGTGATGCTCGCCGAGATCTATACACAAGCTGGGGCACCAAATGGGTTGTTCAATGTGGTTCAAGGGGCAGTAGAGACAGGGGAACTTCTCTGTCGACACACGGGTGTGGCAAAAGTTTCTTTTACTGGTAGCGTACCTACTGGAATCAAG ATCATGGAAACAGCAGCAAAAGGTATCAAACATGTCACCTTGGAACTAGGAGGGAAATCTCCACTTGTTATTTTCTCTGACTGTGATTTGGAAAATGCTGTGAAAGGTGCAATGCTGGCGAACTTCCTGAGTCAGGGAGAG GTGTGCAGCAATGGCACCAGAGTGTTTATACAGAAAGACATAATGTCGAAATTTGTGGAAAGAGTGGTGGCAAAGACAAAAGCAATAAAAGTTGGAGATCCACTACTTGAAGATACTCAAATGGGAGGACTCATCAATCGCCCACACCTGGATCGAGTGCTGTCCTATGTAAAGCAGGCCAAGGAACAG GGTGCCACTGTTCTCTGTGGTGGAGATCAGTTTGTTCCTGATGATCCAAAACTGAAAGATGGATATTTCATGAAGCCCTGTGTTCTAG ggaatTGCAAGGATGAAATGACCTGTATTAAGGAGGAGATATTTGGACCTGTTATGTCGCTGCTGGCGTTCGATACTGAGGAGGAGGTCATAGAGAGAGCAAATAACACCAACCTTGGTTTGGCAGCTGGAGTGTTCACCAG GGACCTTACTCGAGCTCATCGGATGGCAGCTGCTCTCGAGGCAGGGACGTGTTTTATTAACAACTACAATGTCTCCCCAGTTGAGATACCATTTGGAGGGTATAAAATGTCAG GATTTGGAAAAGAGAATGGAATAGCAACAATTGAATATTACACACAGCTAAAAAGCGTTTATGTGGAAATGGGAGATCCACAATGTTCTTTCTAA